One Pantoea trifolii DNA segment encodes these proteins:
- a CDS encoding MOP flippase family protein — protein MSGLKKQAVWLFGSTCFAALLQVLQLAVLARKLETHELGLLAIINAILAVATVLQDMGMSSYIVHRQDINRREQSTIYWVNVSLSFCTGLIMLAIAYPVAWFYHLPELVGLIMLTSLNFLVLGHLSQYQAHYVKTKRMVTLAKIEMATKLFAFLCTVAMLYYTSLTVAAAILGLFINAFTRILCMIYFGEKSWRPTWEFDGKTFVSAVRYGVYQLGSQTINQLRTQADALIVGKVMGAEMLGIYSLAKELILQPLKLVSPVINRLALPRFAEKQHDPEQLKKLFLKGTFVIMLFSSAMYLAIGILSPVIVRVLYGASHEQVYHLIPLMLLFGMLRPMGGLTGAISQANGRTNVEFYWNIVASLVVVAVLATTYIWPNVLYVALTLSISQVLISAFAHPFFIKPVIGIRFMPYARQWVSVSVVFVALMMLVNHFNLFVMPEWFEGWL, from the coding sequence GTGAGCGGATTAAAAAAACAGGCCGTTTGGCTGTTTGGTAGTACCTGTTTTGCCGCATTGCTTCAGGTGTTACAGCTCGCCGTTCTGGCGCGCAAACTGGAAACGCACGAGCTGGGTTTACTGGCGATCATCAATGCGATTCTGGCGGTGGCGACCGTGCTGCAGGATATGGGCATGAGCAGCTACATCGTGCATCGCCAGGACATTAATCGCCGCGAGCAGAGCACCATTTACTGGGTGAACGTGTCGCTCAGTTTCTGCACCGGCCTGATTATGCTGGCGATTGCCTATCCGGTGGCGTGGTTCTATCACCTGCCGGAGCTGGTGGGCTTAATCATGCTCACCAGCCTCAACTTCCTGGTGCTGGGACATTTGTCGCAGTATCAGGCGCACTATGTGAAAACCAAACGCATGGTGACGCTGGCGAAGATTGAGATGGCCACCAAGCTGTTTGCGTTCTTGTGTACCGTCGCGATGCTGTATTACACCTCGCTCACCGTGGCGGCGGCGATTCTTGGTCTGTTCATCAATGCCTTCACGCGTATTCTCTGCATGATCTACTTCGGCGAGAAATCGTGGCGACCGACCTGGGAATTCGACGGCAAAACCTTCGTCAGCGCGGTGCGTTATGGCGTGTATCAGCTCGGTTCGCAGACCATTAACCAGCTGCGTACGCAGGCGGATGCGCTGATCGTCGGTAAAGTGATGGGCGCGGAAATGCTGGGGATTTACTCGCTGGCAAAAGAGCTGATTCTGCAACCGCTAAAGCTGGTTTCGCCGGTGATTAACCGCCTGGCGCTCCCGCGCTTTGCTGAGAAGCAGCACGATCCAGAGCAGCTGAAAAAGCTGTTCCTGAAAGGCACCTTCGTCATCATGCTGTTCAGCAGCGCGATGTATCTGGCGATTGGCATTCTGTCACCGGTGATTGTGCGCGTGCTGTACGGCGCTTCGCATGAGCAGGTTTACCATCTGATTCCGCTGATGCTGCTGTTTGGCATGCTGCGTCCGATGGGCGGCTTAACCGGCGCAATTTCGCAGGCCAACGGCCGCACCAATGTTGAGTTCTATTGGAACATTGTGGCGAGCCTGGTGGTGGTCGCGGTGCTGGCGACAACCTACATCTGGCCGAACGTGCTGTATGTAGCGCTGACGCTGTCGATCTCGCAGGTACTGATTTCTGCCTTCGCGCATCCGTTCTTTATCAAGCCAGTGATTGGCATCCGCTTTATGCCGTATGCGCGCCAGTGGGTTTCAGTGTCGGTGGTGTTTGTCGCGCTGATGATGCTGGTAAACCACTTCAACCTGTTCGTAATGCCGGAATGGTTTGAGGGCTGGCTGTAA
- the pseF gene encoding pseudaminic acid cytidylyltransferase, which produces MKVAVIPARGGSKRIPRKNIREFCGMPMIAHSILSAQKSMIFDKIIVSTDDEEIADVVRAYGVEVPFLRPRELSDDFTGTVPVISHAVKWIEDNVQKVTAACCIYATAPFITSEDLIKGLQELIVHKSDYAFSVTHYPFPIQRAIKVNSQGRTEMFFPEHYNTRSQDLEEALHDAGQFYWGTSQAWLNQRPIFSSSSVPVILPRTRVQDIDTQEDWDRAEQLFYLLNRG; this is translated from the coding sequence ATGAAAGTTGCTGTGATCCCAGCCCGTGGTGGGAGTAAACGAATTCCGAGAAAAAACATACGTGAATTCTGTGGCATGCCAATGATTGCTCATTCAATTCTTTCAGCTCAAAAAAGCATGATTTTTGACAAAATTATTGTGTCAACAGATGATGAAGAAATTGCTGATGTTGTTCGGGCATATGGCGTTGAGGTTCCTTTTCTCAGGCCTAGAGAGTTATCAGATGATTTTACTGGGACTGTGCCGGTTATTTCTCATGCAGTTAAATGGATTGAAGACAACGTTCAGAAAGTTACTGCTGCATGTTGCATCTATGCTACAGCTCCATTCATCACTTCGGAAGACTTGATTAAAGGCTTGCAAGAACTGATTGTTCATAAATCTGATTATGCATTTTCTGTAACGCATTACCCTTTTCCAATACAGCGAGCGATAAAAGTTAATTCTCAGGGCAGAACTGAAATGTTTTTTCCCGAGCACTACAATACTCGTTCACAGGATCTCGAAGAAGCGCTACATGATGCAGGGCAGTTCTATTGGGGAACATCACAAGCATGGTTAAATCAACGGCCGATTTTTAGCAGCAGCTCGGTGCCAGTTATACTTCCTCGTACACGCGTGCAGGATATAGATACACAGGAAGACTGGGACAGAGCTGAGCAGCTCTTTTACTTGCTTAATAGAGGCTAA
- the galF gene encoding UTP--glucose-1-phosphate uridylyltransferase GalF produces MTKLKAVIPVAGLGMHMLPATKAIPKEMLPIVDKPMIQYIVDECVAAGIKEIVLVTHASKNAVENHFDTTYELEALLEARVKRQLLSEVQSICPPGVTIMNVRQANPLGLGHSVLCARPMIGDNPFVVVLPDVLLDDSTADHLRYNLASMVARFEDTGHSQVLAKHMPGADLTEYGVLTTEQPIDNPGDISTITSFIEKPEAGSTDSDLTAVGRYVLSADIWEELERTEPGAWGRIQLTDAIASLSKKKPVDVQLLTGTSYDCGRKLGYMQAFVSYGLRNNDQGRDFRESIQKILAK; encoded by the coding sequence ATGACCAAGCTTAAAGCAGTAATCCCCGTTGCGGGCCTCGGTATGCATATGCTTCCTGCGACCAAAGCCATTCCGAAAGAGATGCTGCCAATCGTCGATAAACCAATGATTCAATACATTGTTGACGAATGCGTCGCGGCTGGCATCAAGGAGATTGTGCTGGTCACCCATGCTTCCAAAAATGCAGTGGAAAACCACTTCGATACCACCTACGAGCTGGAAGCGCTGCTCGAAGCGCGCGTTAAACGTCAGCTGCTGAGCGAAGTGCAGTCAATCTGTCCGCCGGGCGTGACTATCATGAACGTGCGTCAGGCTAACCCGTTGGGTCTGGGCCACTCCGTGCTGTGCGCGCGTCCAATGATTGGTGACAACCCATTTGTGGTGGTGCTGCCAGACGTGCTGCTGGATGACTCTACCGCTGACCACCTGCGTTATAACCTCGCCTCAATGGTGGCTCGCTTCGAAGATACCGGCCACAGCCAGGTTTTGGCGAAACACATGCCAGGCGCAGATCTCACCGAATACGGCGTGCTGACCACCGAACAGCCGATTGATAACCCAGGCGATATCAGCACCATCACCAGCTTTATCGAGAAGCCAGAAGCGGGCTCAACCGACTCTGATCTGACGGCAGTTGGCCGTTACGTGCTTTCTGCAGATATCTGGGAAGAGCTGGAGCGCACCGAGCCAGGCGCATGGGGCCGTATTCAGCTGACCGATGCTATCGCCTCCCTGAGCAAGAAGAAGCCGGTTGATGTGCAACTGCTGACCGGAACCAGTTATGATTGCGGTCGTAAACTTGGTTACATGCAGGCATTCGTCTCTTACGGCTTGCGTAACAACGATCAGGGCCGCGATTTCCGCGAATCCATTCAGAAAATCCTGGCGAAATAA
- a CDS encoding MATE family efflux transporter: MNKRIFNVTLRGLTLISRFLFIFFLAKYLEPSILGAYGIFTATVGYALYFVGLDFYVFTTREILKNDKKRWGGFLKNQACVSSVLYVFLLIALVFLIALQKITIIQTLWFFVILFFEHLNQEISRLLIAIHKQTVASVLLFLRQGLWAIIVVVLMMFYPVLRTLEFVFALWLASGVLTFVLGLLCLHKVGMGGWRDKIDYHWIKLGIQTSGIFLIATLALRGIQTVDRYWIQSLNGLDVVGAYVLFIGMASTLMTFLDAGVFSFSYPTLIKLHNDNKKTEFSKQLSKMTLSTILLTIVFVAVSLLVMPYLLKWTGKTVYFEYLDIYYVLMSATIFNALGMISHYALYAKGEDKIIIISHVTSMIVFALATVTISKWSAILCVPLGLNVAFLYIFIFKTLALVIERKSS; encoded by the coding sequence ATGAATAAAAGAATTTTTAATGTAACATTAAGAGGCCTTACTTTAATAAGTCGATTTCTATTTATATTCTTTTTGGCTAAGTATTTAGAACCATCTATTTTAGGTGCATATGGAATATTCACTGCCACAGTAGGCTATGCATTGTATTTCGTTGGACTCGATTTTTATGTGTTTACAACACGCGAGATCCTCAAAAATGACAAAAAAAGATGGGGCGGGTTCCTTAAAAATCAAGCATGCGTCTCTTCTGTTTTATATGTATTTCTCTTGATTGCATTAGTGTTTTTGATTGCATTGCAAAAAATCACTATAATTCAAACTTTGTGGTTTTTTGTTATTTTATTTTTTGAGCATTTGAATCAAGAGATTTCTAGATTACTTATTGCGATTCATAAGCAAACTGTAGCAAGTGTTTTATTGTTCCTAAGACAAGGTCTGTGGGCAATAATTGTAGTAGTTCTTATGATGTTCTATCCAGTATTAAGAACGCTTGAGTTTGTTTTTGCATTATGGCTTGCATCTGGAGTGCTAACATTTGTCTTAGGACTTCTTTGCCTTCATAAAGTTGGTATGGGCGGGTGGCGAGATAAAATTGATTATCACTGGATTAAATTAGGAATACAAACCAGTGGCATCTTTTTAATTGCCACATTAGCTTTACGCGGTATACAGACAGTTGATCGTTACTGGATTCAGAGTCTCAATGGGTTGGATGTAGTGGGAGCCTACGTACTATTTATAGGTATGGCTAGTACCTTAATGACGTTCCTGGATGCAGGTGTATTTTCATTCAGTTACCCTACACTAATTAAACTACACAACGACAATAAAAAAACTGAATTCAGCAAACAGTTATCTAAAATGACACTTTCGACGATATTATTAACAATTGTTTTCGTGGCAGTCAGTTTACTGGTTATGCCCTACTTACTAAAGTGGACTGGAAAAACCGTTTACTTTGAATATCTTGATATTTACTACGTATTGATGTCAGCTACGATTTTCAATGCGTTAGGAATGATTTCACACTATGCATTGTATGCAAAAGGTGAAGACAAAATTATTATAATCAGTCATGTCACATCTATGATAGTTTTCGCATTAGCTACAGTAACTATTTCTAAATGGAGTGCAATATTATGTGTGCCGTTGGGTCTCAATGTTGCCTTTCTTTATATTTTCATTTTCAAGACGCTAGCGTTAGTTATTGAACGAAAATCAAGTTAA
- the galE gene encoding UDP-glucose 4-epimerase GalE, with protein sequence MAILVTGGAGYIGSHTVLALLERGDDVVVLDNLCNASREAINRVEKLSGKKAVFVEGDIRDRACLRDLFATNDISAVIHFAALKAVGESTRMPLEYYENNVAGTVVLLEEMRAAGVWNFIFSSSATVYGADAPVPYVETTPIGGTTSPYGTSKLMIEFVMRDFAKADPNFKAIALRYFNPVGAHESGEIGEDPTGIPNNLLPYIAQVAIGRLEKLGVFGDDYDTPDGTAQRDYIHVVDLAEGHLKALDHLAKVEGYKAYNLGGGVGFSVLEMIKAFEKASGKPIPFEFKPRRDGDLPAFWADASLANTELDWRVTRGIDAMMRDTWNWQSKNPNGFA encoded by the coding sequence ATGGCTATTTTGGTAACGGGCGGAGCGGGTTACATCGGCTCCCATACGGTGCTGGCGCTGTTGGAGCGTGGCGACGACGTTGTGGTCCTGGATAACCTTTGCAATGCTTCCCGCGAAGCCATTAACCGCGTGGAAAAGCTCTCAGGTAAAAAAGCGGTGTTCGTTGAAGGCGACATCCGCGATCGCGCCTGCCTGCGTGACCTGTTTGCCACCAACGACATCAGTGCCGTGATTCACTTCGCTGCGTTGAAAGCCGTTGGCGAATCCACGCGCATGCCGCTGGAATACTACGAAAACAACGTGGCTGGCACCGTGGTGCTGCTGGAAGAGATGCGCGCTGCTGGCGTGTGGAACTTCATCTTCAGCTCATCTGCGACCGTTTATGGCGCGGATGCACCGGTTCCTTACGTGGAAACCACGCCAATCGGTGGAACTACCAGCCCGTACGGCACCTCGAAGCTGATGATCGAATTCGTGATGCGCGACTTCGCTAAAGCGGACCCGAACTTCAAAGCCATCGCGCTGCGCTACTTCAACCCGGTTGGCGCGCATGAATCTGGCGAAATCGGTGAAGATCCAACCGGCATTCCTAACAACCTGCTGCCGTATATCGCGCAGGTGGCGATTGGCCGTCTGGAGAAGCTGGGCGTGTTTGGCGATGATTACGACACGCCGGATGGCACCGCACAGCGCGACTACATTCACGTTGTCGACCTGGCAGAAGGGCACCTGAAAGCGCTGGACCACTTAGCCAAGGTTGAAGGCTACAAAGCTTACAACCTCGGTGGCGGCGTGGGCTTCTCCGTGCTGGAGATGATCAAGGCGTTTGAGAAAGCGTCCGGTAAGCCGATTCCGTTCGAGTTTAAGCCACGCCGTGACGGCGATTTGCCAGCGTTCTGGGCAGATGCAAGTCTCGCAAATACTGAGTTGGACTGGCGTGTGACGCGCGGGATTGATGCCATGATGCGTGATACGTGGAACTGGCAGAGTAAGAATCCGAATGGGTTTGCGTGA
- a CDS encoding glycosyltransferase: MKLTFFTMRFPVASETFVLNQVTHFIDAGYDVEIISVFPGDMINRHAAFDDYNLAAKTHYLLPEEKVSNLDKLTQRIGLILPKITKGALLKSLNVRRYGAQASKLLLPAIVANTKQPYTADVFLVHFGYAGALANKLRELGVLKGKQATVFHGADISRRHILEEHKLDYINLFKQSELMLPISHLWENKLIEMGCPRAKVHVTRMGIEPEKFNFRPREAFHQPLRIVSVARLTEKKGLDVAVKASEILRNNGGQFQFTIIGNGEQDGMMREHIARAGLQDCVDMPGFKPQDEIRQALNEADIFLLPSKTAADGDMEGIPVALMEAMAVGLPVVSTYHSGIPELIENDVSGWLVAENDPDELAATLLRLSRGDVDVAPVVAAARQKVETEFNQHIAYGELAKILERMV; encoded by the coding sequence ATGAAGCTGACCTTTTTCACCATGCGTTTTCCTGTTGCCTCTGAGACCTTTGTGCTCAATCAGGTAACGCATTTCATTGACGCAGGCTACGACGTGGAGATTATCTCCGTGTTTCCGGGCGATATGATCAATCGCCACGCCGCGTTCGATGACTACAATTTGGCAGCGAAAACCCACTATTTACTGCCGGAAGAGAAAGTATCCAACCTCGATAAGCTGACGCAGCGTATCGGCTTGATACTGCCGAAAATCACCAAAGGCGCGCTGCTCAAGTCGCTGAATGTGCGTCGTTACGGCGCACAGGCCAGCAAACTGCTGCTGCCGGCGATTGTCGCCAACACTAAGCAGCCATACACCGCAGATGTGTTTCTGGTGCACTTCGGCTATGCCGGCGCGCTGGCGAACAAACTGCGCGAGCTTGGCGTGCTGAAAGGCAAGCAGGCGACGGTGTTCCACGGCGCGGATATTTCACGTCGTCACATCCTCGAAGAGCACAAGCTCGACTACATCAACCTGTTCAAACAGAGTGAACTGATGTTGCCTATCAGCCACTTGTGGGAGAACAAGCTGATTGAGATGGGCTGTCCGCGTGCCAAAGTGCACGTGACGCGTATGGGCATCGAGCCGGAGAAGTTTAACTTCCGCCCGCGCGAAGCCTTCCATCAACCGCTGCGCATCGTCTCTGTTGCGCGTCTGACCGAGAAGAAAGGGTTGGATGTCGCGGTGAAAGCCAGCGAAATCCTGCGCAATAATGGCGGCCAGTTCCAGTTCACCATCATCGGTAACGGCGAACAGGACGGCATGATGCGCGAGCACATTGCGCGTGCCGGATTGCAGGATTGCGTCGACATGCCGGGCTTTAAGCCGCAGGACGAGATTCGTCAGGCGCTAAACGAAGCGGACATCTTCCTGCTGCCATCCAAAACCGCCGCAGATGGCGATATGGAAGGCATTCCGGTGGCGCTGATGGAAGCGATGGCGGTTGGCTTGCCGGTGGTGTCGACCTATCACAGCGGCATTCCTGAGCTGATTGAGAATGACGTCAGCGGATGGCTGGTGGCTGAGAACGATCCTGACGAGCTGGCGGCGACGCTGCTGCGTCTGTCGCGCGGCGATGTCGATGTGGCTCCGGTGGTCGCGGCCGCGCGCCAGAAAGTCGAAACTGAGTTCAATCAGCACATCGCTTACGGTGAGCTGGCGAAAATTCTGGAGCGCATGGTGTGA
- the pseC gene encoding UDP-4-amino-4,6-dideoxy-N-acetyl-beta-L-altrosamine transaminase: MIRYGQQDITQADIDAVVEVLKSTNLTQGPAITRFEQSVINYCNVKHAVAVNSATSALHIACLALGLGKGDWLWTTPNTFVASANCALYCGAKVDFVDIDARTYNLCPEKLEEKLVRAKKENRLPKVVVPVHLSGQPCNMEAIHKLSKEYGFRIIEDASHAIGGKYKNKPIGNCEFSDITIFSFHPVKIITTAEGGMAVTNDDELATQLGLLRSHGITREPELMTKEMDGPWYYQQVALGYNYRMTDMQAALGASQINRLDEYVARRHAIAQRYDELFSDVAVTVPWQHPDSYSGLHLYVIRLQLNRINKTHLEVFNYMRSKEIIVNLHYIPVHTQPYYEKMGFKPGDYPESEQYYLEAISIPMYPTLTIEQQNEVVNVLKEALMS, from the coding sequence ATGATAAGATATGGTCAACAAGATATCACACAGGCTGATATTGATGCGGTTGTCGAAGTTTTAAAATCAACTAATCTTACCCAGGGTCCTGCTATTACTCGTTTTGAACAATCGGTGATAAATTATTGCAATGTTAAACATGCCGTTGCAGTTAATAGCGCCACATCAGCTTTACATATAGCCTGCTTAGCTTTAGGTTTGGGCAAAGGTGACTGGTTGTGGACGACACCGAATACCTTTGTCGCTTCAGCAAATTGTGCGCTCTATTGTGGTGCAAAAGTTGACTTTGTTGACATCGATGCAAGAACTTACAACCTATGCCCCGAAAAATTAGAGGAAAAGTTAGTCAGAGCAAAAAAAGAAAATCGACTGCCTAAGGTAGTAGTTCCAGTTCATCTTTCTGGGCAACCATGCAATATGGAAGCAATCCATAAATTGTCCAAAGAATATGGCTTCCGTATCATTGAGGATGCATCTCATGCTATTGGCGGGAAGTATAAAAATAAGCCAATTGGTAATTGCGAATTTAGCGATATTACGATTTTCAGTTTTCACCCAGTGAAAATCATTACCACTGCTGAAGGCGGTATGGCAGTGACAAATGATGATGAGTTGGCTACACAATTGGGTCTGTTAAGAAGTCATGGCATTACTCGTGAGCCTGAGTTGATGACAAAGGAAATGGATGGGCCTTGGTATTATCAGCAGGTTGCTCTTGGCTATAACTATCGTATGACAGATATGCAAGCAGCATTGGGAGCCAGTCAGATTAACAGGCTTGATGAGTATGTAGCTCGCAGGCATGCTATTGCGCAGAGATATGATGAGCTTTTTTCTGACGTTGCAGTAACTGTGCCATGGCAGCACCCTGATAGTTATTCTGGTTTGCATCTTTACGTTATTCGTTTGCAACTAAATAGAATTAATAAAACACATCTTGAAGTATTCAACTATATGCGTAGCAAGGAAATAATTGTTAATCTGCATTATATTCCTGTTCATACACAACCATATTATGAAAAAATGGGCTTCAAGCCAGGGGATTATCCAGAATCTGAGCAATATTACCTGGAAGCAATTAGTATCCCAATGTATCCAACATTAACAATTGAACAACAAAATGAGGTTGTTAATGTGCTTAAAGAAGCATTGATGTCATGA
- the wcaK gene encoding colanic acid biosynthesis pyruvyl transferase WcaK translates to MKILLVGNHTCGNRGDGAILRGLIDSLKSARADLDIDVISRYPTSSGYLLQQDIQQDSLFLHNSKSGKGLVGSLKRKVANRLMPDIMMAHLGKGGVYKSFSVPPHLAAFTKSLAQYDAIIQVGGSFFVDLYGVTQFDHALCALMAKKPLHMVGHSVGPFENPRVNALANFVFDRVDSLVLREEVSYDRLKQDGVTTSKVKKGVDTAFLVEAREVANPSHNLLHWQAIISARKTIAITVRELAPFDKRLGVTQKEYEAAFGRVINAMIAEGYQVVAFSTCTGIDSYAKDDRMVALTLRDHVEHPEHYHVIMDEFNDLELGILLSHCHLTIGTRLHSAIISMNFGTPAVAINYEHKSLGVMKQLGLPQMATDVQSLMDGSLIDKVQTVLADYDNVKRKVDTAVAQEREIGNRITAEILNVLG, encoded by the coding sequence ATGAAGATTTTATTGGTAGGAAACCATACCTGTGGAAATCGTGGGGATGGCGCGATTTTACGTGGGCTGATTGATTCACTGAAATCCGCGCGCGCGGATTTGGATATCGATGTGATCAGCCGTTATCCAACAAGCTCTGGCTATTTACTGCAGCAGGACATCCAGCAGGATTCCCTGTTCCTGCACAACAGCAAGTCGGGCAAAGGGTTAGTCGGTAGCCTGAAACGCAAAGTAGCGAACCGTTTGATGCCGGACATCATGATGGCGCACCTCGGCAAAGGCGGCGTGTACAAATCCTTCTCGGTGCCACCGCATCTGGCGGCGTTTACCAAAAGCCTTGCGCAGTATGACGCGATTATTCAGGTTGGTGGCTCGTTTTTCGTCGACCTGTACGGCGTAACCCAATTCGACCACGCGCTCTGTGCGCTGATGGCGAAAAAGCCGCTGCATATGGTCGGTCACTCGGTCGGTCCATTCGAAAACCCGCGCGTGAATGCGCTGGCGAACTTTGTCTTTGATCGCGTCGACAGCCTGGTACTGCGCGAAGAGGTGAGCTACGACCGCCTGAAACAAGATGGCGTGACCACCAGCAAGGTGAAGAAGGGCGTTGATACCGCGTTTCTGGTTGAAGCGCGTGAGGTGGCCAATCCAAGCCATAACCTGCTGCACTGGCAAGCGATTATCAGCGCACGCAAAACCATTGCGATTACCGTGCGCGAACTGGCGCCGTTTGACAAACGTCTCGGTGTGACGCAGAAAGAGTATGAAGCTGCCTTTGGCCGCGTGATTAACGCGATGATTGCTGAAGGTTATCAGGTGGTTGCCTTCTCTACCTGTACCGGTATTGATAGCTACGCCAAAGATGACCGCATGGTGGCGCTAACGTTGCGCGATCATGTCGAGCATCCCGAGCATTACCATGTCATCATGGACGAGTTCAACGACCTCGAACTCGGCATCCTCCTCAGCCATTGTCATCTGACCATTGGTACCCGCCTGCACTCCGCCATCATCTCCATGAACTTTGGTACGCCAGCCGTGGCCATCAACTACGAGCACAAGTCGCTCGGCGTGATGAAACAGCTTGGCCTGCCGCAGATGGCCACCGATGTGCAGAGCCTGATGGACGGTTCGCTCATCGATAAAGTGCAGACGGTGCTGGCCGACTACGACAACGTGAAACGCAAAGTGGATACCGCGGTGGCGCAGGAGCGTGAGATTGGTAACCGCATTACAGCAGAAATTCTCAACGTCCTGGGGTGA